In the Clostridium beijerinckii genome, one interval contains:
- the mtaB gene encoding tRNA (N(6)-L-threonylcarbamoyladenosine(37)-C(2))-methylthiotransferase MtaB, producing the protein MGENQMKLVRAGSDKTKLKKLSNKEPIKNTEGKSLVAFATLGCRVNHYETEAMAEKFIREGYEVTDFEGFADVYVINTCSVTNMSDKKSRQIISRARRRNENAIIAAVGCYSQVAPEEVSKIQGVDVVLGTRNKGDIVYYVNKAKDEQKPQLMVGEVLKNKQFEELNIEEYQDKTRAFLKIQDGCNRFCAYCLIPYTRGTTCSKDPQKVLDEIKNLSEHGFKEIILSGIHTASYGVDLDGNVTLITLLEEIEKLDGIERVRIGSIEPSFFTDEVIEKMKKMKKLCPQFHLSLQSGCDATLKRMNRRYTAKEYEDAVNRIRENLKDASITTDVIVGFPGETDKEFNETYEYLKRIKLTKTHIFKFSPRKGTKASDMPNQIDGNVKDKRSKALIELNAKNEGDFSKSLVGRELDVLVEQEVSNKPGVFEGYTRNYVKVEIPNGSRDMIGKIILCKIMASDAEYVVGKII; encoded by the coding sequence ATGGGAGAGAACCAAATGAAATTAGTCAGAGCAGGTAGTGACAAGACTAAGCTTAAGAAGTTATCTAACAAAGAACCAATAAAAAATACAGAGGGGAAGAGTCTTGTGGCTTTTGCAACTCTTGGATGCAGGGTAAATCATTATGAAACAGAGGCTATGGCGGAAAAGTTCATAAGAGAAGGTTATGAAGTAACTGACTTTGAAGGTTTTGCTGATGTTTATGTTATAAATACTTGTTCTGTAACTAATATGAGTGATAAAAAATCAAGGCAAATAATTAGCAGAGCTAGAAGAAGAAATGAAAATGCAATAATTGCAGCTGTTGGATGCTATTCGCAAGTTGCGCCAGAAGAAGTTTCTAAAATACAAGGGGTAGATGTTGTACTTGGGACTAGAAATAAAGGCGATATTGTTTATTATGTGAATAAGGCTAAGGATGAGCAAAAACCTCAGTTAATGGTTGGAGAAGTTCTAAAGAATAAACAGTTTGAAGAATTAAATATAGAAGAGTATCAAGATAAAACAAGAGCATTTTTAAAGATACAAGATGGTTGTAATAGATTTTGTGCATATTGTCTCATACCTTATACCAGAGGAACAACTTGCTCAAAAGACCCTCAAAAAGTATTGGATGAAATAAAGAATTTAAGTGAACATGGATTTAAAGAAATAATATTATCAGGAATACATACAGCATCTTATGGTGTTGATTTAGATGGAAATGTAACTTTAATAACTTTATTAGAAGAAATAGAGAAACTGGATGGAATTGAAAGAGTTAGGATAGGTTCTATAGAGCCTAGTTTCTTTACAGATGAAGTTATCGAGAAAATGAAAAAAATGAAAAAACTATGTCCACAATTTCATTTATCACTTCAAAGCGGCTGTGATGCAACTTTAAAAAGAATGAATAGAAGATATACTGCTAAAGAATACGAAGATGCAGTTAATAGAATAAGAGAAAACCTTAAAGATGCCTCAATAACTACTGATGTAATCGTAGGTTTCCCAGGTGAAACTGATAAGGAATTTAACGAAACTTATGAATACTTAAAGAGAATTAAATTAACTAAAACACATATATTCAAATTCAGCCCAAGAAAAGGTACGAAGGCTTCAGATATGCCTAATCAAATAGATGGAAATGTAAAGGACAAGAGAAGTAAGGCTTTAATTGAACTAAATGCAAAGAATGAAGGCGACTTTAGTAAATCTTTAGTTGGAAGAGAACTAGATGTATTAGTTGAGCAAGAAGTATCTAATAAGCCTGGGGTATTTGAGGGGTATACAAGAAATTATGTAAAAGTTGAAATTCCAAATGGAAGCAGAGACATGATAGGAAAAATAATTTTATGTAAAATAATGGCCTCAGATGCGGAATATGTTGTTGGAAAAATTATATAG
- a CDS encoding histidine triad nucleotide-binding protein: MEGCIFCKIISGDIPSKKIYEDDKVYAFYDINPEAPTHFLVIPKEHIESANTLDDSNIDIVSHIFKVIGKLVVDLGISDKGYRVVNNCGEDAGQTVKHIHFHVLGGRSLQWPPG, encoded by the coding sequence ATGGAAGGTTGTATATTTTGCAAAATTATAAGTGGGGATATCCCTAGTAAAAAAATATATGAAGATGATAAAGTTTATGCTTTTTATGACATAAATCCTGAAGCTCCAACTCATTTCTTAGTTATTCCAAAAGAACATATCGAAAGTGCTAATACTTTAGATGACAGCAATATTGATATTGTATCACATATATTTAAAGTTATTGGTAAATTAGTAGTAGATCTTGGAATATCAGATAAAGGATATAGGGTTGTAAATAATTGTGGTGAGGATGCAGGACAGACAGTAAAACATATTCATTTCCATGTACTTGGAGGGCGAAGTTTACAGTGGCCACCAGGCTAA
- the rpsU gene encoding 30S ribosomal protein S21: MSEIKVGENETLESALRRFKRKCARAGVLSEVRKREHYEKPSVKKKKKSEAARKRKFK, translated from the coding sequence ATGTCAGAAATTAAAGTTGGAGAAAACGAAACACTTGAAAGTGCGTTAAGAAGATTTAAGAGAAAATGTGCTAGAGCTGGGGTTCTTTCTGAAGTTAGGAAGAGAGAACATTATGAAAAGCCAAGCGTTAAGAAAAAGAAGAAATCAGAAGCTGCTAGAAAGAGAAAGTTCAAATAA
- a CDS encoding GatB/YqeY domain-containing protein — MSSIKDRLQDDWKIALKAKDKFTSSVISTAKAAVLLVEKTDNRKLEDDEVITILAKEIKQRREAMLEFEKGNRQDLIDQSKAEIEILLKYLPQQLSEEEIKQLVKESAEEVGANSIKDMGKVMSAVKPKVVGKADGKLVSQLVKEYLNNK; from the coding sequence ATGTCATCAATTAAAGATAGATTGCAAGATGATTGGAAAATTGCTTTAAAAGCAAAAGATAAGTTCACATCTAGTGTAATTAGTACAGCTAAAGCTGCAGTATTATTGGTTGAAAAAACTGATAATAGAAAGCTTGAAGATGATGAAGTTATTACAATATTAGCTAAAGAAATCAAGCAAAGAAGAGAAGCTATGCTTGAATTTGAAAAGGGGAATAGGCAAGATTTAATAGATCAGTCTAAGGCTGAGATTGAAATTTTGTTGAAATACCTTCCTCAGCAGTTAAGTGAAGAAGAGATAAAACAATTAGTAAAAGAATCAGCTGAAGAAGTGGGTGCAAATAGCATTAAAGATATGGGAAAAGTTATGTCAGCTGTTAAACCTAAAGTAGTAGGAAAAGCTGATGGTAAACTTGTAAGTCAGCTTGTTAAGGAATATTTAAATAATAAATAA
- the yqfC gene encoding sporulation protein YqfC, with protein MEEKFQRGKEKILSKLDFPSDISLDLPKIIVVGNREITIENHKGIIFFETNMVKINSRIGAIIIEGKEFEILFIAETSITISGIFKGISYER; from the coding sequence ATGGAAGAAAAATTTCAAAGAGGTAAAGAAAAGATACTTAGCAAGTTAGATTTTCCAAGTGACATTTCATTAGATCTACCAAAGATAATAGTCGTGGGAAACAGAGAAATAACTATTGAAAATCATAAGGGCATTATATTTTTCGAAACTAATATGGTTAAAATAAATTCCAGAATAGGTGCAATCATAATTGAGGGGAAAGAGTTCGAAATACTTTTTATTGCAGAAACGAGTATAACAATAAGCGGAATCTTTAAAGGTATTTCATATGAGAGGTAG